Part of the Bacteriovorax stolpii genome, GTTTAAAGTAGCCCTTACTAAATACACCAATCACAATGGCGAGTTTGAGGTGCGCATTGAAGCGGCAGGGATTCCTCGTTTTGCCAGCAAGATTAATCCTGTTATAGGTTTTGGCCGTGATATCGATGGAAACGGAAAAATTGATTCATGGTTTTTAATCACGAAACAAGGAATCGACTTAGTGAGACTAGAAGGATCTGACCCTACGGGGACAGATATTTTAGGTGATATCTTAGTAAAAAAATACCGCTCAACATTTACGATGTATGCCAGCTCGGCAGCCTCAAGCCTTTTGAGTTATCTCTTTTTATCAGTAAGTGCTGGAGTGGATGTCCAGGAAGAGTATTACCGCGACTGGATGGACTTAGAAGAGATGCGCATTCAATTTGAAGACGATATGGCGAACTTTGGTTCAGCTTACACATACAACCAGATACAGTATCACCATGAACTTATCTCTATGGGGTTTAAGGATCTTGCAAACCGCATGGAAACTTTTGGAAAGAAAACTTTCTGGGGTTATGCTTTCGCTGATATCGGATTGTGGATCACTGGCGGTGTTGTGCTTAACTGGGGAGCTAAAATCCTGGCAAAAGTCGGATTAATTGCTTCAGAAACGGCATTCGTCACAACAGTAAAAGAAACTTTGATTGGCTTCTTTGAAAAACAAAAGGTAGCAATTGAAAGCCGTTTATCTGTACTCAAGGAGAAAGTGGCAAGTACCAAAGCGAAGTTTGGAATGAAAGTCGCAGAAAAAGAAGTGGTCACAGCTTTAACAATAGCGACTTATAAAAAAGCATTAACTGCGACGATTAAATCACAAAAGATGAAACAACGTCTTCGCCTGTATCTGGCAAAATCTATCAAGTGGCCTAAGAAAATCCTCATCGGAGCAAAGTCTGAATGGCAGTACATTGCTCTCAATACAGGAGTGCAGATGGGGTCAGAGGCCGTGGCCCGTTATGATGAGATTTATGATCCTAATCCGCTAGTCATGGCAAAAAATTTAGCGACTAATCCTGAAGTGATTCAGAACGTAGGATTCATGACGACAGATACAATTCTTATGACTGGTATTTCAAAAAATCTAAAAACCACAAAGGCGCGTTTTATGGCCAGTGGAGCAGTGGCGATTACGAACTCATCTGTTGTAAATTTTGCTCTTAAAGATGAAGCCAATATTTCTCGCGTTGCTTTTGATACGGCATGGGAGACTGTGGTAGGAAATGCTCAAGTACAGATTGACTTAAAGGCCCTGGAGTATTTTGAGAAGATGGCCTTAAAGAAAGGAAATCCTAAACTAAAGCTTGTTGGTTATGCTATCGCGCTGGTTGATATGGGTGTTGGGTATGTGACCTATTCGAAAGTGACATCGGCGCTGGAGAAAAAAGACGAGGCATCTGTGTCTGAACCGAAGCTGATGCTTGTTCCGGTTTTAGCAGAGAATTAAAATCTATTCACATTTTTTGTACTTTAGATTTAAGAAAACGAAATTTCGTTTGAGAAAACTGATTATCGCTATTGAAAGAAACACTGGGACATATGAAGTGAAATAACTTTTTATTTTCCTATAAGAGACAGAGGGGAAACTCCTAACTGATTTGCAATGGCCGTAATCGTGCTCATTCTAAAATCTTCGGCCTTTACATTCTCCAATTCCCATACTGTAGAAGTTGCAATTTTTGCCGCTGTAGCGAGGTCTATCCTCTCGTTGAGCGAGAAGGGATACCTGAAATTTATCATGAGTGGCTGACGGTTGGGACGAAGGAAGCTTCTGGTTGGTTTAGAATCAGGCCTGAATTAAGAGAGTGCATTTCTTTTAAGCAGATCAATCTTGTGAACCCCGTAATGGATGAGGAAGCTTTTGATGTTGTTTTTTGTCGGAACGTGCTGATTTATTTTCAAACCGATACGATAGAGAAGGTTAATGAGCTGCTTTACAAAAACGTAAGGCCCGGCGGACATTGTTTTCTTGGTCACTCGGAGAGTTTTCAGAATATTTCGCATAAGTGGAAGAATGCGGGGATATCGGTTTATAAGAAATAGACATGGGGACTAATCATCCCCTTTTGTTGGCACTTTTTTTATCATAGCTTCGCACTTTCTTTGTTCAAGAAAATAACAATCCAATCATTTATGCCTTTTTTTATTTATTTTTAAAATAAAACTCATATTTCTTTTAGAATAATCCGAAGTTCGATCTGTTATTTTAGTAAACAAATAAAGGAATAATTATGAAAAGTCTTATGACTTTGACAGGGATTCTTGCGTTCTCTTTTAGCTCTTTTGCTACAGGAAGAGAGTATTCTTGTCCTCCTAGCGTTGAAAAGCAGGCATTAGAGTGTTCTGGTACAGTAAGTGTTACAAGTGTGGCAGAGCTTAATTCTTATGCGAATGATCTAGGACTAAAAAAAGGAAAAGCGAAAAACTTAACTATTACTTCTTCTCTTGGTCTTACTTCAGATCTGGTGATTTCTTCGCCGTGTACGATTAAGATTGCTGATGATGTTGTACTGAGTTCAACTGGCAACATTTGCTTTCATGGACAAAATGGAATCAATATTGGTGAGAGATTTAAGTTTAATGGGAAGAACCTTTCCCTAGAAGGCCGCGATGAAGTCATCGTTAAGATTAATTCGGAGTTAACCGGCCAAGATATTAAGCTACTTTCTAATGGTTCTGGAGATACAAGTAAGACTCATATTAGAGATGGGGCGATTATTAATGCCGCAAATCTTTTGCTTGAATCACATGATAAAGGATCTATTGGAAAAAATTCGGCATTAACGTTGACTGGCACCTTGGGAATATATGCCTTAGGTGATGATGAAGCCTCTATTCGTGTAGGAACTCAGGTCTCGGCCAATAAAATCGAGATTTCATCTACGGAAGAAACCCGAGTGGCTAAAAATGTAGCGCTCAATGCCGCTGAGATTATTCTAAACGGGTCAGTATGCACTATTGATAAAACCGCTTCATTAACAGCGGCCGATAAGATGGGGAATTGCTTTTTAGGAAGTATTGGAAAAGCTGGTTTTACTATTGATAAAAACCAAGGCACTAATCCACTAACAGTCCATTTTAATGCCTCGGCGGTTGTATCAGAGGCCAAAGGTTTTGTTTGGTCCTTTGGAGATGGGGAAACAGTAAACACTTTATCTCCGACGATTTTTCACGTGTATAATCGAGTCGGCTCATTTACTGCCAGTTTAAAATATGCAACTAAAGATAACTTCAAAGGTCTAAAAAACGCTGGATTTGTCCAAATTGATGTTAAAGCACCAGTGGTGAATCAGACAACAACTCCTCCTCGCGGAAATTTTAGTTACGCCCAGGATGGAACGTTTGTTTACCTAAAAGCGTTTATTCGTAAAACTCAGTTTGATATAGCAAGCGCTTACTACGTCATCGACGATAATCAAAATAATAAAATCTACATGACTAACTTCTATCAAAACTCGATTTCGAGTGTTGAGATGAATACATTTGGAACTCATAAAGTGACGATGTATGTAGAAGACATCCAAGGTCAAAAATACAATACGACCATGATGATCGACCTGAAGCAAAATGAAGATGACATTGCTCCAGTTGTTCGTTTCTATGGGGAACAGTCAGCTCCAAGAACGGCCTTTATTAATATGGCCTCTTCATTCATTCCTTATCCAGACGAATTTTTAAAAGACTTTAAAGTTGAGTTTGGTGATGGACAGGTTGTTGAAGTTCACGATGCAGTGTCGGTTGTTCACACCTATGCAGCTCCTGGAACTTACAACGTAAAGGTGACAGCTGAGTTTAACGGAAATGAGAGATTCGCTATTATTCCAGTTACTGTAACTAATGATAACAAACCGGCCTTGAATCCAGTCGCGGCCTTTGATTACCACTTATTCGACTTTGCAGGGAACGTGACATTTAACGACGACCGTTCAGCGACTCCAAACGGAGAGATTATTTCTTATGTTTGGAATTTTGGTGATGGGACGCAGGCCTACGGAAAATTGGTTTCTCACTTCTTTGGGCCAGGGGATCACGTTGTCTCGTTAACTGTAACGGACACAATGGGATTGACGTCAACTCAGAGACAAATGATTTCGATTGCTGAACCAGGGGACGATATTGTGTCGAATCTTTCTTGCTGGAAAGATGGCGATAAGAAGATTGCCTGTGATGTGTTTGCGCTTGATAAGTTTGATGAGATTACACGCGTGCGTGTTCAGTGGGGGGATGGAACGAGTGTGAACTTGACTAACCAGGCGGAGATTGAAGAGTGGGGGTTGTATTTTGCTGAGCACGTTTATCAAAATTATGGGACTTATAATTTGAGATTGACGGTGGATACGGCGAGAGGGCAGACGAAGTATGCGTATGTGAGTGAGACGTTTCAGGAGTCCCCTTCTTCTAATCTGCCTCCAATTGCTTTTTTACAATGTTTAACAAGTGGTCTGCGTATTGAGTGCGATGGTTTAAATTCTTACGATCCAGAAAATGCGATTATTAGTTATCAAGTAGATTGGGGAGATGGAAATATTCAAAATTTCACTTCATCTATTTTTACGCACACATATGAGCTATCTGCTGTTTATCAGGTACGTCTCATTGTAACCGATGATCACTTTCAGTCAAATGAGATTCGTCTTTCTATAATGGCTTTAAAGGTCGATAATATAAACCCTATAGCTCGTTTGAATTGTTTTTCAGTATATCCTTTTACTGTAGAATGCGATTCTTTGTCTTCTTTTGATACCGATGGAAATATAGTTTTATTTGAGTATTCTTTTAATGAAGAAGCGATTGTATCTCGAAGTACGCCAGAGAAAATTACCTATACTTTTGCGACTAGCGATCCGAAGGTGATCTCTTTAAAAGTCGTGGATAATGATGGTGGTATTAGTTTTGGGCAAACGGAAGTTAGTCTGAAAATAAATTCAACACCAAAAATCGAGAGCCTATATTGTTATGACGGTAAAACATTTCAGCTGCAATGTTACGCTCAAGCCTTTGATCCAGATTATTATGATAATATCTCAGAATATTTATGGTCAGCGAATTTAGATAGCCAGCCAATAAGTACATTGTTAGGCAATTCAATATTGTTAGAATATTCAGAACCTGGAGAAAAAGAAATAGTTTTAACAGTTAAAGATCAATTTGGCGGCGAAGCAAGCAAAACAATAAAAGTAAATGTTAAAGAAAATAAACCACCGCAAGCAGATGGTTATTGCTATGCTGTTATTGATGGAATGGTTGAGTGCTTTTCCTACGCTTTTGATGAGGATGGAGAAGTAAAAAAAGTTCAATGGGATTTTGGTAATGGGCACATTGTAGAGGGAAGTTTTGTTACTCATTATTACGGATATAATGAAGAAGTTGTAATACAAATGAAGGTTTTTGATAACTTTGGCCTAGAGTCGACTAAAGAGTTTAGAGTTAATTCTACTATTAATTTTTTACCTAGTTTTGATCTTAGTGAAAATGTAATTGTGGGACATTTACCGTTAGAATTTAAAATTAGCATAAAAAATTCTAAAGATAATGATGGAATTATTACTTCGATGAAATGGATGCTGGATAATGTTGAGGTAGGACAAGGAGAAAGTTTAAATTACACAGTTCTCAATGAAGGAGTCCACATATTAAAAGCAGTGCTTACAGATAATCGAGGTGGTGTTTCTGAAAAAAGTATTGAAGTGAGAACTTCAAATCCTTCTGATCTAATCATTAATTCAAGCGAAGATGAAGGGGGGTTGCCTTTAAGAGTTTCATTTGATGCTAACAATTCCCACGATAATAATGGGATTATAAAGTATGAATGGTTTGTTGCGGGAGAAAAAATGGGTGAAGGAGCAAACTTTGAATATCTGTTTGATGATGAAAATGAAAAAACTGTAGAGTTGAGGGCTACAAATACATATGGAGTTACAACAACTATCTCTAAAAAAATGAATCTGCTTAAACCTCTATTGTATGTCACAAATGAAAAAAGCATTGAAGCTGCAATAGGTGAAGAATTGTCATTAAGTATTTCAACTCTTGGCGGCGAGGTTGAAGGCTTGAATTACAACTTGATTAATTATCCAGAAGGAATGCAAATACATGATGCCCAAGTATCTTGGGTACCAAATGAGAATGATATCGGTAAAAATAGCTTTGAAATCCAAGTCGCCTCTGGCAATTTGACTTATACAAAAAAAATCTTCATTAATGTTTATAAACAAAAGTTAGTCGGAAGTTTTAGTTTGCTGCCAAATGATCAAGTCATTGAGTTAAGTAACCCAAGTTCACGTTTTTCAGGCACGCGAATCATTTTTAATCCTATTTCTGAAGGTAGGCATGTTGAAATTTTTGAAGGCAATGTTAGCGGCAGAGATTTTATGTATGTAAAATCTTCAAAGAATGAAATTGTTAATGTTCAATTTCCAGAAGAAGTTCAGTTGGATAATTCTAAAAAAGGAATGTTAAACAAAGGCTTCAATTTGAAATCTATTTTTAATGGCCTGGAAAAAACTATAGGTACAATTGTATGTACAGCATCTCCAATGTATTTTGCTGAATTAAATGCTAATTTGTTTTATGATTTTGCAAAAAAATACCGTTCTGTAGATACAGAAAACCGAGGTATATATGCTAAGATTTTCGTTTCTGAGGAATTGTATCGCAGTGGACAGCTAGACTTAGTGCTGAATGCTATTCAGTTCTCCAAAGAGAAGTTCGATCTTTTTAAGAAAGATAGTCGTATCTATTTTAACCTAGATGACGTTCCAGAAATGAAGCCTGTTGGACAAACTCAAAAACATTCTGTGAGTACTTTTTATGTAACAATACCAAAAACATGGTCACAATCAATAAACACAGATGAAATGAAGATGGCTTTTATAAGGGCTGTTGTAAATCACGAGTTTTATCACACAAAACAAAACTTATTATCATCGTGTGGACAGCCTATTTTTGAAAATAATTCTGATCATTCATTTAATACTTTAGTCGAAAGCTCCGCAGAATATTTTGGGATTAAAAGCTTATCAGAATCAGATAGAAAGATTGTCTTGCGATCTATTTTTTATGGTTCTCAAATGAATAGAATATTAAGCGAAAGTGTTATTAATGATGGGATATTGAATAGTGATATAGAAATTGCAGATAATGATTACCGAAATTTCGTTTTCTGGGATACTTACTTAAGACAGTACACAGGACAATCGCACAGTTTAGATGATGTTTTTAGATTTCTTGATAGTTATGAACCAATAAAAATTCCGCTTCAGATGGATGGAAATAAATTTTTAAAAGCATATTCAAATTCTCAAGGATTATCTTTGGATAAATTCTTATTTCATTTGTTGATTGACCTGAGTTCTCCAACCTATGCTGTAGATGGCGATAGCCTTATCGCTTTACATGACTCTACAGATTCACCAATTTTAAAAATATTGAAAGATCCAAGGGAATATAGTTTTTGGGAGCATTCTACCTTTTTTGATCGTGTCGTAACTAAAACACAAGATGCAATAAATTCTAATCATATGAAAATTTCAAGTTTGTCAGGGAAAAGAATTTATTTCAATAATAGTAATCCAGAGATTGGAAACTTGAATGGAGGGGTGGGGGTTAGCCTTCCAGTTCTATTAAAATTAAAGGTATCCAGTCCTGAAATTAAATTTAAACTAAGACAATTTCAAAGATCGGCCTACTATCGCAATTATGAGCAAGAGCTTGGGGCATATTCAGTAAAACAAATACAGAATGGTAATGAATATACTATTGGTTTTTATAATTCTAATCAGTCTGTCGCCTTCTTAGATATATTAAATCAGAATGACAAAAAAGAAGAGGTAGAGATTAAACTTGAATCTAACACAAGGAGCCAGTCTGTTAATGTAACATCCGTCAATTCTTGGGAGAAGGCTATTCTTATAGATTGTGGTGGTGTGTGTTTTGGCTCCGGGGTAAATATTTACTATAATTTCCGATCAACATCATCGTCAAATCAATGTTATTCTTATGGAAGGGCTTGGCGAAATGACAACAGGCAGTATATGATAGGTTTTTATGGCGACTGTAAGGTTAACCTTACCTATAGTCCGGGAATTTTAACAGATAGTATTGAAACTAAAAACTATAGTTCAGGAGTTGTAAATTTTTACAGCGTATTCAACAACGGTGAGTGGTTCTTTGCAAATTAATTTAAAGAGAATGTACATTAGAGTGTTTTCATCACCTTGGTTATATCCTAGCTTGATTGTAACAGATTGGTTTTTTGCAAGTGTTTATTATTTGCATAAGTATTATGTTGATAAAATGATGATACTAGATACAAAATTCCTTATCTTTTTTAAGCCAAGTTATTATGCTTATTCTTATAGACATGATCGAGGTTTTGCATTCTCTGTGTTTGCTATTCATTTTGTCTTGTTAATGTTTTTTTTGCTCTTTTCAAATAGGAATAAAGTCTCAAAAAGAGTTAATATTCATTTTTTTATCTTTTTATTTATTATAAATTTTTTATATCGCAACCAAAACTATACCGGTGATAATTATTGGGTAAAACTATATACTTCTTCTGACTACTCACCTTTGAGGAATTATTTAAAAGATGTAGAACAAAATTTTAAGTTTAATACTGTAAAAACGCCCTTTGGTATATTTGAAATGCAGTCAGCTTATTCGGCGAATAGGCGAATAATTAATGATAGGGTCTATCGAAATCATTCAGACTGTATTGTTAATTACGAAAAAGGCTATCCCGAAAAATGCATTGTTTTTCCTTTTCGAGAAGGCAGTAGCAATACTTACCCTTAGAAAATTGCAAAGATTATTAATGAATATGGAGAATCTTTGATTTAGGTTTTGTTATTTTTTTGAAAGAGGATTGTGAGAAAGATACGAATGTCTTTTAATATTTATTCAAATGAAGCTTCCTTCGAAAGCATTTCTTTATTACTTCCCTCTCCAAATACAACTATCAATAAAAAAATGATGAATATTAATAAACACCGGAAACGCAATATAAAAAAAGATCGTCCCTAACCCCGTCACCGTCCCAAACAAAATATCTAAATAATTCGGTACCATCTCAAAAAACAAGACCCCTGCCAGCACCAAAAAGAAAACCTGAACTAAATGACTCTTAAACGCCATTTGATGATGCCCTTCAATTTTCGAAGCAAACAACAAATACTGAAGCGAATGAAAAAACGGAATAGCATAGAGTGAATACTCCATCTGTCTCACTGGTGGAAGCCACCAAACAATAAAGGCCAGGTAAACAACAATCGCTCGAACGGGAACTAATGACCTGACCCCGAAAATCTGGACTATTCAAAACCTTACACTCTGTTAAACTTTAACATGTAGAGGGTAAAAAAATGAAAAAATCAAAGTTCAGCGAAGAAAAAATCGTCCATATTCTCCAAGAGGCCAAGTCGGGTAATTCAACTGTTCAAGAAGTCTGTCGCAAACACGGCATCACCACAGTGACCTACTATGCTTGGAAAAGAAAATACAACGGCGTTGAAGTGGCCGAGCTTAAAAAAATGAAAGAGCTTGAAGCTGAGAATGCAAAACTCAAACGTCTTGTGGCCAATCTCTCTCTTGATAATTTGATTTTGAAGGATATTAACTCAAAAAAGTGGTAGGCCCCAAAATAAAGCGCACAATGGTGAGCTACATAAGAGACAGCTACAGGATGAGCTGCTCTAGGGCCTGCAGAATCCTTGATCTTCAGAAAGCAACCTTCTACTACAAAGAGGTTGAAGACGTTGCTGAAATCAAGCTTAGAGCGCGTTTAAAAGAGCTTGCAGAAAAGCATCCAGGTTTTGGGCTTAGAACTTTACATGAGATCACCAAAAGAGAAGAACTTGTTATAAATCATAAGCGAACTGAGAGAATTTACAAAGAAGAGAAGCTCTCTCTTCGTTTAAAAAAGAAAAATAAGAGAGCGAGACATTTAAGAGTTGTTCAAGTTCCTCCAGAAGCTCCTTTAAAAACGTGGTCGATGGATTTTGTCCATGACAGATGTTTCAGTGGGAGAAAAATTAAGTGCCTCACAATCATTGATCAGTTTTCTAAGAATTGCCCAATGATAAACGTCGGAGTGACAATGACAGGAGCTGAGGTTGCAAGAGCGCTTGATACTTTAAAAATTAAAATTGGGTTACCAGAAGTCATTTTTGTAGATAACGGGCCAGAGTTTGCGGGAAAAGATTTGGGGTTATGGGCGATGAAGAACAATGTGAAGCTGCATTTTATCGAGCCAGGAAAGCCTACTCAAAATGCGTTCATAGAATCGTTCAACGGGAAATTTAGAGCACAATGTTTGAATCAGCATTGGTTCCAAACGATCGAAGAAGCAAAGATTTTAATTGAAACATGGAGAAAGGAATACAATAATTTCAGACCTCATAGCTCTTTGAATGGTCTGACTCCGGAAGAATTTACTAGGCAATTTGAAATGAAAAAGATAAACGGTTTTGATCAGGATGTGAGATTAAAAGTAGTCT contains:
- a CDS encoding transposase is translated as MKKSKFSEEKIVHILQEAKSGNSTVQEVCRKHGITTVTYYAWKRKYNGVEVAELKKMKELEAENAKLKRLVANLSLDNLILKDINSKKW
- a CDS encoding PKD domain-containing protein, encoding MKSLMTLTGILAFSFSSFATGREYSCPPSVEKQALECSGTVSVTSVAELNSYANDLGLKKGKAKNLTITSSLGLTSDLVISSPCTIKIADDVVLSSTGNICFHGQNGINIGERFKFNGKNLSLEGRDEVIVKINSELTGQDIKLLSNGSGDTSKTHIRDGAIINAANLLLESHDKGSIGKNSALTLTGTLGIYALGDDEASIRVGTQVSANKIEISSTEETRVAKNVALNAAEIILNGSVCTIDKTASLTAADKMGNCFLGSIGKAGFTIDKNQGTNPLTVHFNASAVVSEAKGFVWSFGDGETVNTLSPTIFHVYNRVGSFTASLKYATKDNFKGLKNAGFVQIDVKAPVVNQTTTPPRGNFSYAQDGTFVYLKAFIRKTQFDIASAYYVIDDNQNNKIYMTNFYQNSISSVEMNTFGTHKVTMYVEDIQGQKYNTTMMIDLKQNEDDIAPVVRFYGEQSAPRTAFINMASSFIPYPDEFLKDFKVEFGDGQVVEVHDAVSVVHTYAAPGTYNVKVTAEFNGNERFAIIPVTVTNDNKPALNPVAAFDYHLFDFAGNVTFNDDRSATPNGEIISYVWNFGDGTQAYGKLVSHFFGPGDHVVSLTVTDTMGLTSTQRQMISIAEPGDDIVSNLSCWKDGDKKIACDVFALDKFDEITRVRVQWGDGTSVNLTNQAEIEEWGLYFAEHVYQNYGTYNLRLTVDTARGQTKYAYVSETFQESPSSNLPPIAFLQCLTSGLRIECDGLNSYDPENAIISYQVDWGDGNIQNFTSSIFTHTYELSAVYQVRLIVTDDHFQSNEIRLSIMALKVDNINPIARLNCFSVYPFTVECDSLSSFDTDGNIVLFEYSFNEEAIVSRSTPEKITYTFATSDPKVISLKVVDNDGGISFGQTEVSLKINSTPKIESLYCYDGKTFQLQCYAQAFDPDYYDNISEYLWSANLDSQPISTLLGNSILLEYSEPGEKEIVLTVKDQFGGEASKTIKVNVKENKPPQADGYCYAVIDGMVECFSYAFDEDGEVKKVQWDFGNGHIVEGSFVTHYYGYNEEVVIQMKVFDNFGLESTKEFRVNSTINFLPSFDLSENVIVGHLPLEFKISIKNSKDNDGIITSMKWMLDNVEVGQGESLNYTVLNEGVHILKAVLTDNRGGVSEKSIEVRTSNPSDLIINSSEDEGGLPLRVSFDANNSHDNNGIIKYEWFVAGEKMGEGANFEYLFDDENEKTVELRATNTYGVTTTISKKMNLLKPLLYVTNEKSIEAAIGEELSLSISTLGGEVEGLNYNLINYPEGMQIHDAQVSWVPNENDIGKNSFEIQVASGNLTYTKKIFINVYKQKLVGSFSLLPNDQVIELSNPSSRFSGTRIIFNPISEGRHVEIFEGNVSGRDFMYVKSSKNEIVNVQFPEEVQLDNSKKGMLNKGFNLKSIFNGLEKTIGTIVCTASPMYFAELNANLFYDFAKKYRSVDTENRGIYAKIFVSEELYRSGQLDLVLNAIQFSKEKFDLFKKDSRIYFNLDDVPEMKPVGQTQKHSVSTFYVTIPKTWSQSINTDEMKMAFIRAVVNHEFYHTKQNLLSSCGQPIFENNSDHSFNTLVESSAEYFGIKSLSESDRKIVLRSIFYGSQMNRILSESVINDGILNSDIEIADNDYRNFVFWDTYLRQYTGQSHSLDDVFRFLDSYEPIKIPLQMDGNKFLKAYSNSQGLSLDKFLFHLLIDLSSPTYAVDGDSLIALHDSTDSPILKILKDPREYSFWEHSTFFDRVVTKTQDAINSNHMKISSLSGKRIYFNNSNPEIGNLNGGVGVSLPVLLKLKVSSPEIKFKLRQFQRSAYYRNYEQELGAYSVKQIQNGNEYTIGFYNSNQSVAFLDILNQNDKKEEVEIKLESNTRSQSVNVTSVNSWEKAILIDCGGVCFGSGVNIYYNFRSTSSSNQCYSYGRAWRNDNRQYMIGFYGDCKVNLTYSPGILTDSIETKNYSSGVVNFYSVFNNGEWFFAN
- a CDS encoding CheR family methyltransferase; protein product: MTVGTKEASGWFRIRPELRECISFKQINLVNPVMDEEAFDVVFCRNVLIYFQTDTIEKVNELLYKNVRPGGHCFLGHSESFQNISHKWKNAGISVYKK
- a CDS encoding IS3 family transposase, coding for MVSYIRDSYRMSCSRACRILDLQKATFYYKEVEDVAEIKLRARLKELAEKHPGFGLRTLHEITKREELVINHKRTERIYKEEKLSLRLKKKNKRARHLRVVQVPPEAPLKTWSMDFVHDRCFSGRKIKCLTIIDQFSKNCPMINVGVTMTGAEVARALDTLKIKIGLPEVIFVDNGPEFAGKDLGLWAMKNNVKLHFIEPGKPTQNAFIESFNGKFRAQCLNQHWFQTIEEAKILIETWRKEYNNFRPHSSLNGLTPEEFTRQFEMKKINGFDQDVRLKVV